In Kiritimatiellales bacterium, a genomic segment contains:
- a CDS encoding MFS transporter produces MRMKQLKSGDLKFATAAALLSLFVFAFASNALPVVLLRAADALQVHAGTLAQVAAFQFCGYLLAAVVCGILADYIGKKAVLSAAGILLLAGAGSWTASVNLNMAITGGILMGMGGGVIESMSTTVLSDLYPERRRFFMNLSQIVFCAGAIAGPALMSWLLPLGMSWRIYFIGVAIISALLTVLFTCTKLPAPAQDERIHPAALGIIAKRKSFLLPCCALFFSVLTEACIIIYANAYLQTVHHAPEHRAISFLSIFWLSMLLGRWACAAIPERIPHIPLTITLLLLAAVTLGLQPAAHSWLISMVMFTFTGIAISGTWPMIVSISAAENTGYSGTVLGTTIAAGAVGYVAAPSIMNLLFARVPAHTVFLFAAIPLLISAGALLLIRPKFRCRTFFN; encoded by the coding sequence TCGTATTTGCATTTGCATCAAATGCACTGCCGGTTGTACTGCTGCGGGCGGCGGATGCGCTGCAGGTTCACGCCGGAACACTGGCACAGGTCGCGGCGTTTCAATTCTGCGGTTATCTGCTGGCGGCGGTTGTCTGCGGGATTCTGGCGGATTACATCGGGAAAAAAGCCGTTTTGTCGGCCGCCGGCATCCTGCTGCTCGCCGGCGCCGGTTCATGGACTGCCTCAGTGAACTTGAATATGGCAATCACCGGCGGAATTCTGATGGGCATGGGCGGCGGCGTAATTGAAAGCATGAGTACTACGGTACTCTCCGATCTGTACCCGGAACGCCGGCGCTTTTTTATGAATCTCTCACAGATCGTTTTCTGTGCCGGCGCCATTGCGGGACCGGCGCTGATGAGCTGGCTGCTGCCGCTCGGCATGAGCTGGCGGATTTATTTTATCGGCGTGGCGATAATATCTGCTCTGCTGACGGTGCTTTTCACGTGCACAAAACTGCCGGCGCCGGCACAGGATGAACGGATCCATCCCGCCGCGCTCGGCATCATTGCAAAACGAAAATCATTCCTGCTGCCCTGCTGTGCGCTGTTTTTTTCTGTGCTGACGGAAGCTTGCATTATTATTTACGCCAATGCGTATCTGCAGACCGTCCATCACGCGCCGGAACACCGGGCCATCTCGTTTTTATCCATTTTCTGGCTCAGTATGCTGCTCGGACGGTGGGCCTGCGCCGCCATTCCTGAGCGCATCCCGCATATTCCGCTGACCATCACATTGCTGCTGCTGGCGGCGGTTACACTCGGTCTGCAACCGGCGGCACACAGCTGGCTTATCAGTATGGTTATGTTTACATTCACCGGTATCGCCATTTCTGGAACCTGGCCGATGATTGTAAGCATTTCCGCAGCGGAAAACACCGGTTATTCCGGTACAGTACTCGGTACAACCATTGCGGCGGGAGCCGTCGGTTATGTGGCGGCGCCAAGTATCATGAATCTGCTGTTCGCCCGTGTTCCGGCACATACAGTTTTCTTATTCGCAGCAATTCCCCTGCTCATTTCCGCCGGCGCACTGCTGCTCATCCGTCCAAAATTCCGCTGCCGAACATTTTTTAATTAA